Proteins encoded within one genomic window of Oncorhynchus tshawytscha isolate Ot180627B linkage group LG02, Otsh_v2.0, whole genome shotgun sequence:
- the LOC112218284 gene encoding cell division control protein 42 homolog isoform X1, whose product MQTIKCVVVGDGAVGKTCLLISYTTNKFPSEYVPTVFDNYAVTVMIGGEPYTLGLFDTAGQEDYDRLRPLSYPQTDVFLVCFSVVSPSSFENVKEKWVPEITHHCPKTPFLLVGTQIDLRDDPSTIEKLAKNKQKPIALETAEKLAKDLKAVKYVECSALTQKGLKNVFDEAILAALEPPEPKKKRKCVLL is encoded by the exons ATGCAAACGATCAAGTGTGTTGTGGTGGGTGACGGAGCTGTGGGTAAAACCTGTCTGCTCATCTCCTACACCACAAACAAGTTCCCCTCTGAATATGTACCCACG GTGTTTGACAACTATGCTGTAACTGTAATGATAGGAGGGGAGCCCTACACCCTGGGCTTGTTTGACACTGCAG gtcAGGAGGACTACGACAGGTTACGACCTCTGAGTTATCCCCAGACAGATGTCTTCCTCGTCTGTTTCTCCGTcgtttccccctcctccttcGAAAATGTCAAAGAAAAG TGGGTTCCAGAGATCACCCACCACTGTCCAAAGACCCCGTTCCTGTTGGTGGGGACTCAGATAGATCTGCGAGATGACCCGTCCACCATAGAGAAGCTGGCCAAGAACAAACAGAAGCCCATCGCTCTTGAGACGGCAGAGAAACTGGCCAAAGACCTTAAGGCCGTCAAATATGTGGAGTGCTCAGCCCTCACGCAG AAAGGCCTAAAGAATGTGTTTGATGAGGCGATACTGGCTGCGCTGGAGCCTCCCGAGCCCAAGAAGAAGCGCAAATGTGTGCTGCTATGA
- the LOC112218284 gene encoding cell division control protein 42 homolog isoform X2: MQTIKCVVVGDGAVGKTCLLISYTTNKFPSEYVPTVFDNYAVTVMIGGEPYTLGLFDTAGQEDYDRLRPLSYPQTDVFLVCFSVVSPSSFENVKEKWVPEITHHCPKTPFLLVGTQIDLRDDPSTIEKLAKNKQKPIALETAEKLAKDLKAVKYVECSALTQRGLKNVFDEAILAALEPPETQRKRKCCIF; this comes from the exons ATGCAAACGATCAAGTGTGTTGTGGTGGGTGACGGAGCTGTGGGTAAAACCTGTCTGCTCATCTCCTACACCACAAACAAGTTCCCCTCTGAATATGTACCCACG GTGTTTGACAACTATGCTGTAACTGTAATGATAGGAGGGGAGCCCTACACCCTGGGCTTGTTTGACACTGCAG gtcAGGAGGACTACGACAGGTTACGACCTCTGAGTTATCCCCAGACAGATGTCTTCCTCGTCTGTTTCTCCGTcgtttccccctcctccttcGAAAATGTCAAAGAAAAG TGGGTTCCAGAGATCACCCACCACTGTCCAAAGACCCCGTTCCTGTTGGTGGGGACTCAGATAGATCTGCGAGATGACCCGTCCACCATAGAGAAGCTGGCCAAGAACAAACAGAAGCCCATCGCTCTTGAGACGGCAGAGAAACTGGCCAAAGACCTTAAGGCCGTCAAATATGTGGAGTGCTCAGCCCTCACGCAG CGAGGGCTGAAGAATGTATTTGATGAAGCTATCCTAGCTGCCCTAGAGCCACCAGAGACGCAAAGAAAGAGGAAGTGCTGTATATTCTAA